A DNA window from Helianthus annuus cultivar XRQ/B chromosome 15, HanXRQr2.0-SUNRISE, whole genome shotgun sequence contains the following coding sequences:
- the LOC110914308 gene encoding uncharacterized protein LOC110914308, producing the protein MNVLSLNIRGLGVQGKASWVRNLRIQNEANCVFLQETQCSDVSGFDLEDFWGRGNFQSDCVEANGRSGGLITMCDPGFFTVMDVKKSQNTLLIIGTIRGSGVLTCLMNVYAPQQSVAKRVVWNDIEQSMSTAEGYWVVAGAFNSVRDSSERKNSKFHVSSTQEFNDFIDRANLHEYGLRGRKFTFAAGNKLSRIDRILVNWEFFMEWPFAEYRALCRDKSDHSPLILKIVSRNFGPKPFRFFNSWLDRNDFYEVVAGILNEARVDGAPDERLMKKFRLLRQGINTWKDACLSRELEEKRTLDQELNRL; encoded by the coding sequence ATGAATGTGTTGTCCCTTAACATTCGGGGTTTGGGAGTTCAAGGTAAAGCTTCATGGGTTAGGAATTTACGGATTCAAAACGAGGCGAATTGTGTCTTTTTACAAGAAACGCAATGTAGCGATGTTTCTGGTTTTGATCTTGAGGACTTTTGGGGTAGAGGTAATTTTCAATCTGATTGTGTAGAGGCTAATGGTCGTTCGGGTGGTCTGATTACCATGTGCGATCCGGGTTTCTTTACAGTCATGGATGTTAAGAAGTCGCAGAATACTCTTCTTATTATTGGTACGATTAGGGGGAGTGGGGTGTTGACATGTTTGATGAATGTGTATGCGCCTCAACAATCGGTAGCTAAGCGGGTAGTTTGGAATGATATTGAGCAAAGCATGAGTACTGCAGAGGGGTATTGGGTGGTTGCGGGAGCTTTTAATTCTGTGAGGGATAGTTCGGAAAGGAAAAATTCTAAGTTTCATGTGTCTTCTACTCAAGAGTTTAATGACTTCATTGATAGGGCGAATCTCCATGAATACGGGTTACGTGGAAGGAAGTTCACTTTTGCCGCAGGGAACAAGTTAAGTCGGATTGATCGTATTCTAGTTAATTGGGAATTTTTTATGGAGTGGCCATTCGCAGAATACAGAGCTTTGTGTAGAGATAAATCAGATCATTCGCCGCTTATTTTGAAGATTGTATCAAGAAACTTTGGTCCGAAACCGTTCCGCTTTTTTAATTCTTGGCTAGATAGAAATGATTTTTATGAGGTGGTTGCGGGTATTTTAAATGAAGCAAGGGTAGATGGAGCTCCGGATGAGCGGTTGATGAAAAAATTTAGACTCTTACGCCAAGGTATTAATACTTGGAAGGATGCCTGTTTGAGCCGTGAGTTGGAGGAAAAGAGAACGCTGGATCAAGAGTTAAATCGGCTATAG